Within the Setaria viridis chromosome 3, Setaria_viridis_v4.0, whole genome shotgun sequence genome, the region TTTAGGTCCTACTCTTTGGTGGCCACCACTTCTTCCTAAAAGGTCATTGTGGCACTGGTTTCCAACTAGCTAGCTGGCCATCAAGCTGTTCTCCATTGCACCCAAGGCTTGTTGGACATGGGAGTCTAGCCTGTACTCGACCAACAGATTAAAATTTataggatttcactcatccaacaTATATAGCCCCCTCAATTGCCATAGCGAAACGAAGAGTTGCCTCATCTGCAGTTGATGAGGTTGTAGaattttatttgatttattGTAGTTTCAACGCACGTGATGGATGCATTATATGACTCTAATTCTTGAAATTCTCATGTATCCTTAATTTTTGTGATTAGTTTCTGGTTTTCCTTATGAAACAAATGCAAATAATTAACCATCAGATCAACAAAAAGGCATTCATTCATGTTGGCTTAGCATATTAACGTACAAATGTCTCTGACGAGTCATTCAAGTTCTTAACTAACTCCTAAAAAAGTTAAGAGCCTAAAGTTAAGGTTCAATTTCGTTTTTTTGCCTTGATCCACAAAGGTGGATGAGTCATAAAAGCATCTCTTAGGTTGCTTCTTCGCCATTCATTTATTCTCTTGAGTCGAGTTTTGAGGACCATGTAAGGAATCGGCATTTGTATCGAAGCAAGATGTCCACCTCATCAGCCTTGGAAAAAGCTTTCCATCCGCCCCAAAGTATAGGTACATTTATGTTTCTTCTAAAATCATTTTTTAAATTTTGACCAATAATAtatctaaaaataatttattttgaacATAAATGGTTATATATTATGAAAGTTGGTTTCACGATAAATTTACTACCATCATTTTTACATTGTCAATCTTTACAATAACTTTGCTATTCATACTTAAAGTTGAAAAGTTGACTTAGAAAAAATCTAAAAATAGATACTACctttctgtttcaaattataggtcattttgattttttagattcatatgtgtttgtatgcatctagacatacgctatatttagatgcatatataCAAACACCTTTGgatctagaaaaaacaaaatgacagaatggagggagtatatcattAAATATAAACAAGGCGCGTCAACACCATCTACAGAAAACACTACTGCAATGTATTCCCAAATCAATGTTTATCATTGCAACCACATGTATACCAAACTGCACAAACAGTTCCAGCAGAGGTGGAGAAAGGCTCGGTAGCCATCGTCAAGTGGGTACTGCCGGCTGTGGGTAGCGGCAAAAGTGACCCGATCGGTAAGCAAAACCGCCACTCCAGTATATATCATGCATCATTTCATCAATCGTGCCGGCACCACCCTCTTATCCTCTCCTCCCACTCGCCTCGCTTGCCCCCCCAAATTctctgcctcctcctcggcgcggtGCTCCCTCTCCGGCGTTGCCCTAGCTAGCTCGCCCTCGCTCGCTCGCCGTCGCTTCCGGCGCGCGCTATGCCATGAGCAGGGACCTCGAGGACGGGCAGGGCGCCATCGACAGCGCTATTGTGGCAGCAcctggaggaggggaggggagtatcgaggcggcggcggcgggcggtggcggcgaggccgccgggGACACGCACGACAACGACGTCGTGATGCCGGGGTTCCGGTTCCACCCCACGGAGGAGGAGCTGATCGAGTTCTACCTCCGGCGCAAGGTCGAGGGCAAGCGATTCAACGTCGAGCTCATCGCCTTCCTCGACCTGTACCGCTTCGACCCATGGGAGCTCCCCGGTAATAACCAATTAGCGCATACAACTGCAAGCTTCTGTGCTTGATCACCTCGCCTGGCCTCGATCTTCTTGGCTACTATCTAGCCCCGAATCTCGATCTGGACTAATTAATTCGCTGTAATCACTTGTGGCGGTGCTCCCGGTTGCTCGGTGGCGCAGCAATGGCGGTGATGGGCGGGAAGGAGTGGTTCTTCTACGTGCCGAGGGACCGCAAGTACCGGAACGGCGACCGGCCGAACCGGGTGACGGCGTCGGGGTACTGGAAGGCGACGGGCGCCGACCGGATGATCCGCGGTGAGAACAACCGCCCCATCGGGCTCAAGAAGACGCTCGTCTTCTACTCCGGCAAGGCCCCCAAGGGCGTCCGCAGCAGCTGGATCATGAACGAGtaccgcctcccgccgccggcagccgacGCTGACCCCTTGATTCCCAAGGTGAATTAAGCCCAGAATGGCAGAATCCCCCCATAGATTAGGGTTTCCGTATGCTCAATTTGCATTTGCAGGGTTCTTGCTCGCTTCGTTGCTTCCAAATTCCAAAAAGTTTTGTTATTTTGGAAATTGAGGTCCTGCAAGAAGAGCTGTTTATTTGGCGCGGTTAATTACCAATCATTTGATCTGCTTTTCGTTCGGTGCTTTTACTTTGGTCGCATGATTTCTATGAATATGCGAGATGcctattccttttcttttcagatCTATACCAGCTAGGGTTCGCTtttgtttccttctttcttttcggCACACATTTGCGCACCACCGGGCATGTACAAAAGCTACACTCTAGAATTACCCTCCTAGCTAGATACCATGCACCCCAGATTCTGCAAGATCTTTGCACCCCTCAAGCTGAAGTCAATGACTTCCCTTTGCTAATACTCAGATCTGAACTTAATTGCAACACTCAATTATCCCTGCTATCTCAACCCATCTCAAAGTTGTGTTTCTTGACGAGTAGTTGATGATCTTAAAATTCGTGTGTACTCTCTCAGCTTACTCTCCTCTACATATGTTTGTTTGTTCCTTTTCTTGTCTATGAACTGGTGTCCTCTGACGCTTGCTACTGATTTGTCAGTTTGCTGTGGAGTACGCTCTATTCCTCTTTCTTTCCACGAAATGGATATTGACCATTTTGTGACGGTGATGATACAGTCGGAGATCTCGCTCTGCCGTGTCTACAAGCGCTCCGGCATCGACGACGGCCACGGGCAGTCATCCTCCAGTACCCAAGCTTCCTCAGGGCGGCGGATATCCTCCCGCACCGGCGTGCCGACCGGTCGGCACGGATCGTCGCCGTCTTCCACGCCACTGTCACCGACGCAGCAGCTCAGCAGCTTCCATCTACTCCAAGGGGAGTGCTCATCTGCCTCACCGCCGGCGCCCATCATGGACCAAGTGGTCACCGTGCACAGTGCGCCGCCGCAGCTTCTGCCTCCCCCAAGGCCGTGCACttacgcgccggcggcgacgataAGATCAGCAGCGGCGGTTGCGCCGCAACGGGCACAGGGCGCGGCGGCCCTCGCCTCCACGTACTCATCACTGTTcaacatggccgccgccgcgcctatGGCCggaatctcaaggccgcccatcGATGAGCTGAGCACGCTGGTTGGCCCTGGCCAGGCCGGCTACGCAACCCTCTCGGCCGCGACGGGCAGCCACTTCCTCCCCTTGATGCCGGCGCCACCACCAATGCCACAAATGACGCCGCTCGGTGCGCTGCCGATGGTGCAGCCACCGCATTCGGTCACTGACAAGCTCAGCTGGGACTGGAACCCGGTCCCTGACACGGCGGCCCGGGATTACGATGCTTCTGGTTTTAAGTGAGCCCAAACTCACTGTTAAATTCTGAAAACCTGCCATCAGTGTAGGCTAACATATATACTCTTCAATCAGTCCACAAGGACTACAATGCACGTCAGTTAGTATATATCAAGGATACTAAATGGGTTCAGGAACTGAAGGTAGCTAGTGGTTTGTAAGCATAATGAGATCATTTTTAAATATAAGCATCAGCATGCAAGTTTAATTCACTCCTGATTGCATGCATGCCTTGAACAACTAATTAACATAACTGGTGTACTTTCCTTAGTATTTCCCAGAAGGTTTTTGGTAGGTTTTCTTTTTGCAGTTAAACTGcaagacacatgaaataatgtgAGCATGATTGGACGGAGACCGTTGCAGCAGGGGTTGTTTCTTTCAGCATGATTGGGAGGAAGACTTGCAGGGGGTGGACAATGTCAGATAAAAAGCTTCGCATATGCCCATAGGAATTCTGTAATCTTTCAGATCTAGAGGTGATGACTGTCTTTTGATCCATGGAATGATTCATGTGATTATTGCAACAGCTTTTGTTCTTTACCTTGCAACAGTGCTTGGTCGTTGCTCTGAGTCACTACCGGAGCTAACAGC harbors:
- the LOC117847369 gene encoding uncharacterized protein, with protein sequence MSRDLEDGQGAIDSAIVAAPGGGEGSIEAAAAGGGGEAAGDTHDNDVVMPGFRFHPTEEELIEFYLRRKVEGKRFNVELIAFLDLYRFDPWELPAMAVMGGKEWFFYVPRDRKYRNGDRPNRVTASGYWKATGADRMIRGENNRPIGLKKTLVFYSGKAPKGVRSSWIMNEYRLPPPAADADPLIPKSEISLCRVYKRSGIDDGHGQSSSSTQASSGRRISSRTGVPTGRHGSSPSSTPLSPTQQLSSFHLLQGECSSASPPAPIMDQVVTVHSAPPQLLPPPRPCTYAPAATIRSAAAVAPQRAQGAAALASTYSSLFNMAAAAPMAGISRPPIDELSTLVGPGQAGYATLSAATGSHFLPLMPAPPPMPQMTPLGALPMVQPPHSVTDKLSWDWNPVPDTAARDYDASGFK